The following coding sequences lie in one Salvelinus fontinalis isolate EN_2023a chromosome 21, ASM2944872v1, whole genome shotgun sequence genomic window:
- the barhl1b gene encoding barH-like homeobox 1b, translating into MEASTNGSSFGIDSLLSHRPGSPVMSKGDSLVGECRSPLEFSPRSELESGCSSPPSPRRECVDEALQRQGHAIGLPPHLQHGQISAGSQPRTVTSSFLIRDILADCKPLAACAPYSSNGQPTQETGRLASKLADDYMDKIHSNSSSDSEYKVKEEGDREISSSRDSPHHVRMKKPRKARTAFTDHQLAQLERSFERQKYLSVQDRMELAASLNLTDTQVKTWYQNRRTKWKRQTAVGLELLAEAGNYSALQRMFPSPYFYPQSLMSNLDPGAALYLYRGPSAPPPALQRPLVPRILLHGLQAGSEPPPLPPLSGVLPRPTQQR; encoded by the exons ATGGAGGCATCCACCAATGGGTCCAGCTTTGGGATCGACTCTTTACTTTCCCACAGACCTGGAAGTCCGGTCATGTCGAAAGGGGACAGTTTGGTGGGAGAGTGCCGGTCTCCGCTGGAGTTCAGCCCGAGGTCTGAACTAGAGAGCGGCTGCTCGTCTCCCCCGTCGCCGAGGAGGGAGTGTGTGGATGAGGCATTGCAGAGGCAAGGTCATGCTATCGGGTTGCCACCCCATCTCCAACACGGACAGATCTCCGCCGGGTCACAGCCGCGGACGGTCACCTCATCCTTTCTGATCAGAGATATTCTAGCTGACTGCAAACCGCTAGCCGCCTGCGCCCCATACTCCAGTAATGGCCAGCCAACTCAAGAAACGGGGCGACTTGCCTCCAAGCTCGCAGATGACTACATGGACAAAATCCATAGCAACTCATCGTCAGACAGCGAATACAAAG TGAAAGAGGAAGGAGACCGAGAGATCTCGAGCAGTAGGGACAGTCCGCATCATGTTCGGATGAAGAAACCCAGGAAGGCGCGAACagccttcactgaccaccagctGGCCCAGCTCGAACGCAGCTTCGAACGGCAGAAGTACCTGAGCGTGCAAGACAGGATGGAGCTGGCCGCTTCCCTCAACCTCACAGACACACAAGTCAAAACCTGGTACCAGAACAGGAG AACAAAGTGGAAGAGGCAGACAGCGGTTGGACTGGAACTGTTAGCGGAGGCTGGAAATTACTCAGCCCTTCAGAGAATGTTTCCGTCGCCCTATTTCTACCCTCAAAGCCTGATGTCCAACCTGGACCCCGGAGCGGCGCTCTACCTGTACAGAGGGCCCTCAGCGCCCCCTCCGGCTCTGCAACGACCTCTCGTTCCGCGGATTCTTCTGCATGGTCTGCAGgcgggtagtgaaccaccccctctcccacctctctccggTGTGCTTCCCCGGCCAACACAGCAGCGGTGA